A single window of Archangium gephyra DNA harbors:
- a CDS encoding NAD(P)/FAD-dependent oxidoreductase: MSDGVTEQVCKDPVMVPVARVPGAERHRVLIIGGGTAGISVAARLAHAGQKDVALLEPSAHHYYQPLWTLVGAGEARVEDTVRDEARLIPRGVKWIQDWAEEVDPVAKTVSTRGGKRISYDFLVVAPGIQLDWDKVKGLRQALAERPNVSSNYDVRYAPKTWEMLRAFQGGTALFTHPATPVKCAGAPQKIMYLAADHFRKRGLQDKAHVLFASAGKAIFGVKEYAAVLEQVVKRYGIDARYQHNLTEVRGDRNEAVFTRTLPEGGTEEVVIPYDVLHACPPQSAPDFIKRSPLAWQEGGTKGWVKANKHTLQHPEHPEVFALGDASDLPTSRTGAAIRKQAPVLVENLLAVMAGRAPTASYDGYASCPLTTGYGKLLLAEFDYDGKPTPSIPLIDTLKERHDMWLLKKYGLPQLYWKLMLRGRA, from the coding sequence ATGAGCGATGGGGTGACCGAGCAGGTCTGCAAGGATCCAGTGATGGTGCCGGTGGCCCGGGTTCCGGGAGCCGAGCGGCACCGGGTCCTCATCATCGGAGGGGGCACGGCGGGCATCAGCGTGGCGGCGCGGCTGGCGCACGCGGGGCAGAAGGACGTGGCCCTCCTCGAGCCGAGCGCGCACCACTACTACCAGCCGCTCTGGACGCTGGTGGGAGCCGGTGAGGCGCGCGTGGAGGACACCGTCCGCGACGAGGCCCGGCTCATCCCCCGGGGCGTGAAGTGGATTCAGGACTGGGCGGAGGAGGTGGACCCCGTCGCGAAGACGGTGAGCACGCGGGGCGGCAAGCGGATCAGCTACGACTTCCTCGTGGTGGCGCCGGGCATCCAGCTGGACTGGGACAAGGTGAAGGGCCTGCGGCAGGCGCTGGCGGAGCGGCCCAACGTCTCGAGCAACTACGACGTGCGCTACGCGCCCAAGACGTGGGAGATGCTGCGCGCCTTCCAGGGAGGCACGGCCCTCTTCACCCACCCGGCCACGCCGGTGAAGTGCGCGGGCGCGCCGCAGAAGATCATGTACCTGGCCGCGGACCACTTCCGGAAGCGGGGCCTCCAGGACAAGGCCCACGTCCTCTTCGCCTCGGCGGGCAAGGCCATCTTCGGGGTGAAGGAGTACGCCGCGGTGCTGGAGCAGGTGGTGAAGCGCTACGGCATCGACGCGCGCTACCAGCACAACCTCACCGAGGTGCGCGGAGACAGGAACGAGGCCGTCTTCACGCGGACGCTGCCGGAGGGAGGCACCGAGGAGGTGGTCATCCCGTACGACGTCCTCCACGCGTGCCCGCCGCAGAGCGCGCCGGACTTCATCAAGCGCAGCCCGCTGGCTTGGCAGGAGGGCGGGACGAAGGGGTGGGTGAAGGCGAACAAGCACACGTTGCAGCACCCGGAGCACCCGGAAGTGTTCGCGCTGGGAGATGCCTCGGACCTGCCGACCTCGCGCACGGGGGCGGCCATCCGCAAGCAGGCGCCGGTGCTGGTGGAGAACCTGCTCGCCGTCATGGCCGGCCGGGCGCCCACGGCGAGCTACGACGGCTACGCGTCCTGTCCGCTCACCACCGGCTACGGCAAGCTGCTGCTGGCTGAGTTCGACTACGACGGCAAGCCCACGCCGAGCATCCCGCTCATCGACACCCTCAAGGAGCGGCATGACATGTGGCTGCTCAAGAAGTACGGGCTGCCGCAGCTTTATTGGAAATTGATGCTGCGCGGGAGGGCCTGA
- a CDS encoding glutathione S-transferase family protein, with protein sequence MGLLVDGEWRTDWYAPDEAGRFVRPRTRFHDQVSASGEGRFPAEAGRYHLYVSYACPWASRALLMRKLKGLEGAVGLTVVDPRMGRNGWGFGGYPRSGPDKLNGSRYLSELYLKADPHYSGRVTVPVLWDAREHTIVNNESRELMRMLDTEFDAFAEHPVTLYPEELREQVDETIDALYEPVNNGVYKAGFANSQGAYELAVRELFTALHHWERVLDRQRYLCGDVLTEADLCLYGTLVRFDLVYYSHFKCNLARVQDFPNLWNYLLDLYQTPGFAESTNVEHIKVHYYWSQDAINPSRIVPVGPQVELLTAHNRDRLGPRRLAPAPGITRH encoded by the coding sequence GTGGGACTGCTGGTGGACGGAGAGTGGCGTACGGACTGGTACGCCCCGGACGAGGCCGGACGCTTCGTGCGTCCGCGAACGCGCTTTCATGACCAGGTCTCCGCGAGCGGGGAAGGCCGCTTCCCGGCGGAGGCGGGCCGCTACCATCTCTATGTCTCGTATGCCTGCCCATGGGCGAGCCGCGCGCTGCTCATGCGCAAGCTCAAGGGGCTGGAAGGGGCGGTGGGCCTCACGGTGGTGGATCCGCGCATGGGACGCAACGGCTGGGGCTTCGGGGGCTACCCGCGCTCGGGCCCGGACAAGCTCAATGGCTCGCGCTACCTGAGCGAGCTGTACCTGAAGGCGGATCCGCACTACTCGGGGCGGGTGACGGTGCCGGTGCTGTGGGACGCGCGCGAGCACACCATCGTCAACAACGAGTCGCGCGAGCTGATGCGCATGCTGGACACCGAGTTCGACGCCTTCGCCGAGCACCCGGTGACGCTGTATCCCGAGGAGCTGCGCGAGCAGGTGGATGAGACGATCGACGCGCTCTACGAGCCGGTGAACAACGGCGTGTACAAGGCGGGCTTCGCCAACAGCCAGGGCGCGTACGAGCTGGCGGTGCGCGAGCTCTTCACCGCGCTGCACCACTGGGAGCGGGTGTTGGACCGGCAGCGCTACCTGTGCGGCGACGTGCTCACGGAGGCGGACCTCTGCCTCTACGGCACGCTGGTGCGCTTCGACCTCGTCTACTACTCGCACTTCAAGTGCAACCTGGCACGGGTGCAGGACTTCCCCAACCTGTGGAACTACCTGCTGGACCTGTACCAGACGCCCGGCTTCGCGGAGTCGACGAACGTCGAGCACATCAAGGTGCACTATTACTGGAGTCAGGACGCCATCAACCCCTCGCGCATCGTGCCGGTGGGGCCGCAGGTGGAGCTGCTGACGGCGCACAACCGGGACCGGCTCGGCCCGCGCAGGCTGGCGCCCGCGCCGGGAATCACGAGGCACTGA
- a CDS encoding sigma-54 interaction domain-containing protein yields MPHSRPPPSVGAPLLLPALETLAGAVLLVDLQQRVTAATPEAEARLGPALVRPGTPLAEALSVSEGARGLEALLTHGRQVEARSRTPGAVRVMRVRAVPVEQGAKRLGWVVLLGAEVETEGTRGDAEETFHGMWTRNPGMKRLFRIVEKVARTESSVLVRGESGTGKELVANALHAISARRKGPFRAINCAALPPSLLESELFGHVRGAFTGAVRDSPGHFRLADGGTLFLDEVGEIPLELQGKLLRVLETRSVIPVGGRASVPVNVRIVAATHRPLRREVEAGRFRADLMYRLRVVPLFLPSLRERREDILPLARRFLDELEQNGPRHVERFSPGARQLLESHGWPGNVRELRNVMEYAYVIGEGPVLHEADLPPEFSEPRPPPTSAVVAVPLPGEDTHDPEALRTALARAGGNRTEAARMLGISRVTLWRRLRDAGIA; encoded by the coding sequence ATGCCCCATTCACGCCCCCCGCCGTCCGTCGGCGCCCCGCTGTTGCTGCCCGCCCTGGAGACGCTGGCGGGGGCGGTGCTGCTCGTCGACCTCCAGCAGCGGGTGACGGCGGCCACGCCCGAGGCGGAGGCGCGCCTGGGCCCCGCCCTCGTCCGCCCGGGCACGCCGCTGGCGGAGGCGCTCTCCGTGTCCGAGGGCGCGCGGGGACTCGAGGCGCTGCTCACCCACGGGCGCCAGGTGGAAGCCCGCTCGCGGACGCCGGGAGCCGTGCGGGTGATGAGGGTGCGGGCCGTGCCCGTGGAGCAGGGAGCGAAACGGCTCGGGTGGGTGGTGTTGCTGGGTGCGGAGGTGGAGACCGAGGGGACGCGGGGTGATGCCGAGGAGACGTTCCACGGCATGTGGACACGCAACCCGGGGATGAAGCGCCTGTTCCGCATCGTGGAGAAGGTGGCGCGCACCGAGTCGAGCGTGCTGGTGCGGGGCGAGTCGGGGACGGGGAAGGAGCTGGTGGCCAACGCGCTGCATGCCATCTCGGCACGGCGCAAGGGACCCTTCCGAGCCATCAACTGCGCGGCGCTGCCGCCGAGCCTCCTGGAGAGCGAGCTGTTCGGCCACGTGCGGGGCGCCTTCACGGGCGCGGTGCGGGACAGCCCGGGCCACTTCCGCCTGGCAGACGGGGGAACGCTCTTCCTGGACGAGGTGGGAGAGATTCCGCTGGAGCTCCAGGGCAAGCTGCTGCGGGTGCTGGAGACGCGCTCGGTGATTCCGGTGGGAGGACGCGCGTCGGTGCCGGTGAACGTGCGCATCGTGGCGGCGACCCACCGGCCGCTGCGGCGCGAGGTGGAGGCGGGCCGCTTCCGCGCGGACCTGATGTACCGGCTGCGCGTGGTGCCGCTCTTCCTGCCGTCCCTGCGCGAGCGGCGCGAGGACATCCTCCCGCTGGCGAGGCGCTTCCTCGACGAGCTGGAGCAGAACGGGCCCCGGCACGTGGAGCGCTTCTCACCGGGAGCGCGGCAGCTGTTGGAGTCGCATGGTTGGCCGGGCAACGTGCGCGAGCTGCGCAACGTGATGGAGTACGCCTACGTCATCGGGGAGGGCCCGGTGCTGCACGAGGCCGACCTGCCCCCCGAGTTCTCCGAGCCGCGGCCGCCACCAACCTCCGCCGTCGTGGCCGTGCCCCTCCCGGGAGAAGACACGCACGACCCGGAGGCACTGCGGACCGCGCTGGCGAGAGCGGGAGGAAACCGCACGGAGGCCGCCCGGATGCTGGGCATCAGCCGGGTGACCCTCTGGCGGCGGCTCCGGGACGCGGGCATCGCCTGA
- a CDS encoding sensor histidine kinase → MRTAREIREEIEARFGFFPPFFTPAEDDPRVLENLWQQTLLAYVENPIPALFREKLFAWLSRYCVVPYCIVCHSCALRPLGMRASEVLELLESLPPAHGAIDETLARLDASRDVSEDWPAPGSALEEDVFRCSVFLFVHQARAERCRERVRRLLGPGLFNHLLVFLAYVKACHLWVEAHPELSYEADARAREHLGPLLQEEPRLGDFFAGYAERVRQEREAREREEGEAARAGERAEALSQTVSRQTEALRENEAHLRLALESAALGTWDLNPLTGELRWDARCKALFGLPVAAEVDFSTFQASIVPEERERVEASVARALIPGGGGEYREEFHIRRFQDGMERWISSRGQCFFDERGRAVRFIGTVMDVTERRRAEDNLRFLAEASALLATSLDYEDTLRRVASLTVPVLADWCGVDVVDERGRMRRLINVHRDPEKVRLSEEIHRRYPIDPNATSGAPRVLRTGEPELIPEISDEALAHYARDAEHLRLMRELGLRSYLTVALRSRERVLGTLTLVRAETARRYGQEELRLAEELARRAAVAVDNALLYREAQKAIGLRDGFLQVAAHELRTPVTALKLNVQALVASTRKEEAWSERTVSRLTGLERGVGRLGVLVDELLDVSRITSGRMVLRPEELDLAELVREVAGRFRSEAERGDCVLRVRVPGPVAGRWDRLRLEQVLSNLLSNALKYGAGQPVEVTLSTVPSTSGERVLLRVRDEGIGMESAVQARIFERFERAVSDRHYGGLGMGLWITREIVTAMGGTIQVESAPGQGATFTVELPRG, encoded by the coding sequence ATGCGCACGGCACGGGAAATCCGGGAGGAGATTGAAGCGCGCTTCGGGTTCTTCCCGCCGTTCTTCACGCCCGCGGAGGATGACCCGCGGGTGCTGGAGAACCTGTGGCAGCAGACGCTCCTGGCCTACGTGGAGAATCCCATTCCCGCGCTCTTCCGCGAGAAGCTCTTCGCCTGGCTGTCGCGCTACTGCGTGGTGCCCTACTGCATCGTGTGCCACTCCTGTGCGCTGCGGCCCCTGGGCATGCGGGCCTCCGAGGTGCTGGAGCTCCTGGAGTCCCTTCCGCCCGCGCACGGGGCCATCGACGAGACGCTCGCCCGCCTGGACGCCAGCCGTGACGTCTCCGAGGACTGGCCGGCTCCCGGCTCGGCCCTGGAGGAGGACGTGTTCCGCTGCTCGGTCTTCCTCTTCGTCCACCAGGCGCGGGCGGAGCGGTGCCGGGAGCGGGTGCGCCGGTTGCTCGGCCCCGGGCTCTTCAACCACCTCCTCGTGTTCCTCGCCTATGTGAAGGCGTGCCACCTGTGGGTGGAGGCCCATCCGGAGCTGTCCTACGAGGCGGACGCGCGCGCCCGGGAGCACCTGGGGCCCTTGCTCCAGGAGGAGCCCCGGCTGGGGGACTTCTTCGCGGGGTACGCCGAGCGGGTGCGCCAGGAGCGGGAAGCACGCGAGCGGGAGGAGGGCGAGGCGGCCCGGGCGGGCGAGCGCGCCGAGGCGCTCTCCCAGACGGTGAGCCGGCAGACGGAGGCGCTGCGCGAGAACGAGGCCCACCTGCGGCTCGCGCTGGAGTCGGCCGCGCTCGGCACGTGGGACCTCAATCCCCTCACCGGCGAGCTGCGCTGGGATGCGCGCTGCAAGGCCCTCTTCGGACTGCCGGTGGCGGCGGAGGTGGACTTCTCCACCTTCCAGGCCAGCATCGTCCCGGAGGAGCGGGAGCGGGTGGAGGCGTCGGTGGCGCGGGCGCTCATCCCTGGCGGGGGCGGCGAGTACCGCGAGGAGTTCCATATCCGGAGGTTCCAGGACGGCATGGAGCGGTGGATCTCCTCGCGCGGCCAATGCTTCTTCGACGAGCGGGGCCGGGCCGTGCGCTTCATCGGCACGGTGATGGATGTCACCGAGCGCCGGCGCGCGGAGGACAACCTGCGCTTCCTCGCCGAGGCCAGCGCGCTGCTGGCCACCTCGCTCGACTACGAGGACACCCTGCGGCGGGTGGCCTCGCTGACGGTGCCCGTGCTCGCCGACTGGTGCGGGGTGGACGTGGTGGATGAGCGGGGGCGGATGCGCCGGCTCATCAACGTCCACAGGGACCCCGAGAAGGTGCGGCTGAGCGAGGAGATCCACCGGCGCTACCCCATCGATCCGAACGCTACCTCCGGTGCCCCCCGGGTGTTGCGCACCGGCGAGCCGGAGCTCATCCCGGAGATCTCCGACGAGGCGCTCGCCCACTACGCGCGGGACGCGGAGCACCTGCGGCTGATGCGGGAGCTGGGGCTGCGCTCCTATCTCACGGTGGCGCTGCGCTCCCGCGAGCGGGTGCTGGGGACGCTCACGCTGGTCCGTGCCGAGACGGCGCGGCGGTATGGACAGGAGGAGCTGCGGCTGGCCGAGGAGCTGGCCCGCCGGGCGGCCGTCGCGGTGGACAACGCGCTGCTCTACCGCGAGGCGCAGAAGGCCATCGGGTTGCGCGATGGGTTCCTCCAGGTGGCCGCGCACGAGCTGCGCACGCCCGTCACCGCGTTGAAGCTCAACGTCCAGGCGCTGGTGGCCAGCACGCGCAAGGAGGAGGCCTGGAGCGAGCGGACGGTGTCGCGGCTGACGGGCCTGGAGCGCGGGGTGGGCCGCCTGGGCGTGCTGGTGGACGAGTTGCTGGATGTGTCGCGCATCACCTCGGGGCGGATGGTGCTGCGGCCGGAGGAGCTGGACCTGGCCGAGCTGGTGCGGGAGGTGGCCGGGCGCTTCCGCTCCGAGGCCGAGCGGGGGGACTGTGTCCTGCGCGTCCGGGTGCCCGGGCCGGTGGCGGGGCGGTGGGACCGGCTGCGGCTGGAGCAGGTGTTGAGCAACCTGCTCTCCAATGCCCTCAAGTATGGCGCGGGCCAGCCGGTGGAGGTGACGTTGAGCACCGTGCCGAGCACTTCGGGCGAGCGGGTCCTCCTGCGGGTGCGCGACGAGGGCATTGGCATGGAGTCCGCCGTCCAGGCGCGCATCTTCGAGCGCTTCGAGCGCGCGGTGAGCGACCGGCACTACGGCGGCCTGGGGATGGGGCTGTGGATTACGCGGGAGATCGTCACCGCCATGGGCGGCACCATCCAGGTGGAGAGCGCGCCGGGGCAGGGCGCCACCTTCACGGTGGAGCTGCCCCGGGGTTGA
- a CDS encoding alpha/beta hydrolase produces the protein MGRLSILSTLMGTSLATGARRLKRGPLRPGWSFKYEATVAFMKATHERIIHLDAPAQRAEMELLSLPSSALKRVRREPVDAGGVPAEWFTPPGATGDEVVLYLHGGSYVFGSTRTHGDLIARIALGTGVRVLGLNYRLAPEHPFPAPVEDTLLAYRWLMSNGVKPARVAFCGDSAGGGLAIAALVAMRDGGALPPAGAVLIAPWVDLECSGESVVAHERFDLCDKRMLLHWAKWYVGDADVRNPLVSPYHADLHELPPLFVHVGGVEMQHDDGVRITEKARAAGVKVHLEEWPEMVHNFQTFGEGFPEAVRGTAKLCEHLRSVLGEAEARSSEA, from the coding sequence ATGGGACGCCTCAGCATCCTCTCCACACTGATGGGCACGAGCCTCGCCACGGGGGCGCGGCGCCTCAAGCGGGGACCGCTGCGGCCCGGGTGGAGCTTCAAGTACGAGGCCACGGTGGCCTTCATGAAGGCCACCCACGAGCGCATCATCCACCTCGACGCGCCCGCGCAGCGCGCGGAGATGGAGCTGCTGTCCCTGCCCTCGTCCGCGCTGAAGCGGGTGCGGCGCGAGCCGGTGGATGCGGGCGGAGTGCCCGCGGAGTGGTTCACGCCTCCCGGGGCCACCGGGGACGAGGTGGTGCTGTACCTGCACGGAGGCTCGTACGTCTTCGGCTCCACGCGCACGCATGGGGATCTCATCGCGCGAATCGCCCTGGGCACGGGCGTGCGGGTGCTGGGGCTCAACTACCGGCTGGCGCCCGAGCACCCCTTTCCCGCGCCGGTGGAGGACACGCTGCTGGCGTACCGCTGGCTGATGTCCAACGGGGTGAAGCCGGCGCGGGTGGCGTTCTGCGGGGACTCGGCGGGAGGCGGGCTGGCCATCGCGGCGCTGGTGGCGATGCGGGACGGGGGCGCGTTGCCGCCGGCGGGAGCCGTGCTCATCGCGCCCTGGGTGGACCTCGAGTGCAGCGGGGAGAGCGTGGTGGCCCACGAGCGCTTCGACTTGTGCGACAAGCGCATGCTGCTGCACTGGGCGAAGTGGTACGTCGGTGACGCGGACGTGCGCAACCCGCTCGTCTCGCCCTACCACGCGGACCTGCACGAGCTGCCGCCGTTGTTCGTCCACGTGGGCGGCGTGGAGATGCAGCACGACGACGGCGTGCGCATCACCGAGAAGGCCCGTGCCGCCGGGGTGAAGGTGCACCTGGAGGAGTGGCCGGAGATGGTCCACAACTTCCAGACCTTCGGTGAAGGTTTCCCCGAGGCCGTGCGCGGCACCGCGAAGCTGTGCGAGCACCTGCGGAGTGTCCTCGGAGAAGCAGAGGCCCGCTCCAGCGAGGCCTGA